AAGTACCTAACCTAACATATGTATAGCGTGCATCAAAAGTGACCCAGCAAAACAAACCTATTGCCTTGGTTCTAAACCTTATCACTGTGTTTGCGCTCGTTGGCAGCACATCTATTATCTGGCCGATGCTTGCAGAGCCCACCATACGGCTGGCCCTCCTTGCCAGTATCCTTGCTATTGTAACGATCATTATTTACAGCCCTTCCCCAACAACAGCTTTGCAGGGGTTGTTTCTGGTTAGTGCCGTCTTCGTACTGGCAAGCCATGTAGGGATTGCGCTGCTGGTACTCATCGTTGGGACGCTGTTAGGAACCCTGATCCATACTCTGAGCGATGCGAGACATAAGAAAAAGCCAACAGCGGCAGGTCACCTCAGGGCAAGGCTGATACAGGCATTATGGAACTGCGCGCAAATCATTGCAGAGGTAGGCATTGGTCTGCTGGCCGTTTTCGTCGTTTTGCTGCTCACGCAGACAACGCTACCCATGATTGCCATTGAGCTTTTTACCGTCATCACGGTACTGGTCGCGCTCTTCCTGGGGCTATCCTTATCCTATCTCATTCACACGCTGTTACTTCCCGATGCGGAGATCATTGCCCAGTTCCAGCATCTGCATGTATGGATCAAGAGCGGCGTATTCGTCACGGGCATCCTCGCACTGAGCCTGACGCTCACGAACGTAGGGCCTGTTGTGTATGCAGCTATGCTGCTCTTCGCCGTCTATCACATTACAAGGCCTGCAGTTTCTACCGTGTCCTTTAAAGAACAGATGGCTTCGCTAGAGACGAGTTACCACGATGAGTTGACCGTTTTGAAGCAAATCAGCAGAAAGATCACTGGCAGTATGCTGCTGGACGATCTGCTGCTGCAAATATATGAAGACATCCAATCTGTGCTTTCATTCGATACGTTTTATGTTGCGACCTATGATGAAACGTATGTCACAGTGGCTTTTCCTTTTGTGATGCAGCAAAACGAGCGACAGAATTGGGAAGTCCACGCGCTCGATAATGGCTATACCAGCCAGGTTATCCGTTCAGGCGACCGGGTGCATATTACGCTGAGTAATCAGCACCTTTACCCTAGCCTCCAGCCCAACACACAGGAACGGCAAGTAGCCGCTTTCGCCGGGGTGCCTCTCACCATTGATGGCGAGCAGTACGGCGTCATGGCGATTATGCATCATGGGAACGCGCGTGCATTCACTGAAAAAGACGTGCTGCTGCTGGAAACGCTAGCCTCTCAGACGAGTGTCGCTATCCGCAATGCGACGGTTTACCAGCAAACGATGATGTTGGCGCAGAATATGTCCTTCATCAACACATCGCTGCATGACGTCATGTTCAACATCGACCGCGCTGAAGCCCTGCAAACCGCCTGCGAAATCGCCGCTAGCCTGACGCATACCAAAAAAGCAGCTATCTTCGTCAATGACTTAGAGGAAGACATCCAGACAGCAGTTGCTTATACGGGCTTCGCAGAAGGCACCGCTCCGCCAGATTGGCGCGATATGGAAGATACAAGCTTCGACCCGGAAACGACAATCAATATTTCCGATACCAACCAGGCCAGCGATGCGATCCAACGCATGGCCCGTATCAGTGACTTCCGGGCCATCCTGGGGGTGCCGCTGCACTCCGGGGCGTCCGTCATCGGCAGCCTGAACGTCTACCATGACACACCCTATCAATATACAGCCAGCGAAGTCAGCCTGATGGAAATGTTGGCGAATCAGGTCGCCGCGGCGCTGGATAACGCGGAACTCCTGCGTGCGCTAGAGCTTTACGCCTCTGAGCAAGCTCAACTTGTTGAATTATCGCGTGCTTCCTCTGTTCAGCTTGAACTTGAGCAGATTGTCCTGAAGATCAACCAGGTGCTGCGAGATTTGTTCCATTTTGCCAAGGTCGATGTCGCCCTGACATTGCCCGGTCGCAGCGAAGACCTGCTGCTCACAGCCGATGTCGGCCAGGAGCACGTCACACGCAGCTACCGCGACTTAAAACAAATCCCGGAATTGACAGAAATCCTGGCAAGTGTCCGCTTCAACGTGGTGCGTTGGGATCTGGATAATGAAGGCCTATCCGATGCGCTGCGCGAGATTATGCAGCAGGTGGGTGATGTCATCCGCATTGGGGTTCCGCTCATCATCAATCAGGAAGTCATCGGCATTTTGCAGATGCGCAACGACACCAAGCATACCCTGACAGGCAACGATATTCGCCTATTGGAGATGGCAACCAACCAGATTTCTTTCCAGCTTTATAATGCGCGTCGCTACAACCAGACAGAAGAAGAATTGGTACAGCGGCTAGAGCAGCTTGCCCTTCTGGAAGAAATTGCTGTGCAGATCGCGCAATCGCTTGATACAGGCATTATCCTGCGTAATGTGCTAGAAGCCGCCATGCGTGCGACACAGGCCACCAAGAGCACTGTCAGCCTGATTACCTCCTCCGGCGACCTTGAAAGCACCATCCACGAGATGGTTCATAATCGCTTCACACGGCGCACAGAAGTACAGTCGCTTGAGGCGCACCCGCTGGCAGATGTCATCCAAACAGGGGAATATCGCTTACAAAATCATCTGCCGGAACCAGGCACAGCCGACCCGGACGATACGACAATCCCCTCAGCGGAAAATGTGCGCACTTATCAGTCCTCGCTGGCGGTGCCGTTGCAACATACGGGCAAAACGCTCGGCGTGTTGGAGGTACAAAGTACACGACCTGATTTCTTCACAAATGAGCAGGTCGGCTTCTTGAAGAACCTCGCTAGCCATGCAGCCATCAGCATCAGCAATGCCACGATGCTGCAAGAGCGTCAGCAGCAGGTGACGATGCTTAGCCGCTTGCGTGATATGACCCTCAGTGCTGTCGAGACCCTCAACCAGAATGAGATCATCCACGTCATCACGCGTGAATCGCTGGCGGTGCTCGATGGTTACCAGAGTGCCCTATACTACTATGACCCGCAGCTTGATCGTCTCATCCAGGTGACGGGCTTCATACGCGGTAAAGAAAGCGAAATTCCACGCGTTGGCGAGCCGCTCATCCCGGATGCGGCTGTTTATAAGGCCGTCCATGAAGCCGAAACACGCTACATCATGGATACGGCTGAAGATGCGGATTATCAGTCTTTCCGGCTGAAAGATCAGGTCCAACATCGCAGCATCGTGATTATGCCGATTGCACGGCATCACAATATCCAGGAAGTCCTATGCATCACATTCCAGAATCCGAAGTTCTTCGATGATGAGTTCATCAATACGGTCGATCTGTTATCGCTGCAGGTCGCGCGCCACCTGGAAATTATCTCTCTGAGCGAGAGCCTGAGCAGTAGCAACAACCAGATGCGCATTATCCTCAATGCTAGCCGCGATGGTCTGGCTTTGCTAGATCGCAATGGCTTCGTTCAATCTGCGAACCTGGCAGCAGAGCAATTGCTCGGCATTAAGGTCGATGCGGAAAACCGGGATTCCTTCGCTGAAATCCTGGCGAACAGCCTCCACCCTGGAGATAAAGATGCGGCTGAAGCGTATGCTCAGGAAGTCGATACCATCTACCGCACACGGGCGTCTTCAATCGCAGACCGGGAATACGTCATCCCCGCAGAGGGGAAGCCAATATATATTAAAGAGACGCACACCTCCGTCACAGATGATGAAGGGCGGCTTATCGCGCGTTTGGTCACCCTGCGCGATCAATCTGAAGAAAAAGAACTGGAAGAATATCGCCAGAAAGTGCAGAGCATGGTTATCCATGATCTGCGTGGCCCGCTGGGCTCTATCATTAGCAGCATGTACCTGGCATTGGCCTTGCTGCAAAATGACGCCGATACCGTCGATGAAAATCTGGTGCCTTCGCTAGAAGTCAGCCTGGAAAGTGCCAACCAACTGCTGCACCTGGTTGATAGCATGCGCGACATCGAACGTATGGATAAGGGTGAACTGCCGCTTGACTGCCAATTGCTGCCTGTTGATTACCTCATGGAGCAAGCTGTCGATGCCCTTTCCACCTCGATGGATGAGGCAAACCTCACTATTGAGACGCGTATTGCAGATGATATTACGGAAGTTTACGCCGATAATGACCTGATTCGCCGCGTTTTAATCAATCTACTGCAAAATGCTTATAAGTTTACACCGAGCGGTGGGCGTATAATGATAGGTGCAGATCACGAAACAGACGAGGAAAATCAGGTTCGGTTCTTCATTTGTGATACCGGGCCGGGCATCCCGGCTGATATGCGCGAGCGCGTCTTTGAGCAGTACGAACAGATCACAACCCAGAAGCCCTATCAGGGCGATAAAGGCAGCGGCCTTGGCCTGCATTTTTGTAAGTTAGCGGTTGAGGCACATGGTGGCCGCATCTGGGTTGCGGACGAGGGACCGCTCTCTGGGGCCTGTTTCGCCTTTACATTGCCATTAGCACCGGACTAACGTCGCTACAGCTCGCTATCTATCCGGCCCAAATGTCGCTGGCAGGTCATCAGCCGCCTCGATGTGAAGATCTGCGTTTAGTACAAACCGATGGTCATATCGAGAATTTATGATGAGAAATCGTCTTGCCCACATCCTAGCTGTGACCCTGGCAGGTATTACGCTTCTTGTCATTGTCGTTGGCTTCCCTACTACTGGATCTATCAGTGAGCACTATCTCGAAAGCTTTATATACGGACTTCTCGTCTTCTTTGCGATCATTTTCAGCATCCCGCTGAGCCAGGGACGCTTAAGCTTGGCCCACGCTATTGGTATGACGGCCTTTTTATCCCTGCCGAGGGAAGCCTTCTCCATTATGACGCTGATGATCGCGCTGGGAAGCCTTGCTGGGAGTCTGACGCTGGTACTGCGGCCACGCCCTTTCCATAGCTGGCAAGACCGGCTGTATACACTGATCTATATTGTATCCCGGCAGACAGTATCCTTCTTTGCAGCCGGGTCGATCTATCTGGCTTTGGGCGGCGTTGTGCCGATTGCACCGGGTTTCGCGTCTAACATCGTCCCGATTACGGCCTTTTCACTGGTTTATGTCGCCCTGTATCTGTTGATCTTCGCCTTACAAACGAACTATATTCAGTATGGGCCTTACCATATGACGCGCCAGAATGGCCTCGTCATCGGGATGCTCATCTTCATGCCGATCCCATTCTCCATTCTAGGGGGCTTCCTATCGCGTATTCATACATCACCAGCCCTGTTCATCGTGACGGTAACGGGCGCGGCAATGCTCATCTTCGGATTGTATATCCTCAGCCTGCGCCAGTTGCGGCTACAAAGAGAACTCCACGAATCACGCTTGCTCAGTGCGGCCACAGATGCAATCCGGGGCAATCTCTATTTACCGGATTTGCTGGAACTGGCTTATCAGGAAGTCGTTAAGCTGCTCGGCGTTGATTACTTCACAGTGGCGCTGCTGGACGACAATGGCGACGTGAGTTACCCGCTAATCATTGAAGAAAACGCCTATAAGCCTCATGTGCTCGGCGACCCGCCGCCGCCGGATCACGTGCTCATACAGCGCGTCATCGTCACAGGAGAGCCTCTCATCCTACCCCACGGCGTGCGTCATTACATGGATATGCACAAGCTGCCCCTGCCCAATGTCACAATTAGCAGTTGGGTGGGCATACCCTTACGTGCTAGTGGGCGCAGCCTGGGGGCCTTCGTCATCCAATCGCAGGGGCCTCGGCGCTTCTCACAGGATGACATCCGGCTTATCCGTATCCTGACGACAAATGCCAGTATCAGCGTAGAAAATGCCCAGGTTTACCAGCAGCAATCTTATCGGGCGGAACAACTCGCCAAGCTGAACATGGTCACAACAACCCTGACCTACAGCCTGTCTTATGACGAAGTCATAGAAACAGCGATGGCTTCCGCCGCGCTCATCACAGAAGCGGATGCAACCGCTTTATACGCCATCACCAATGACGGCAATTACTATCTGGCAGAACAACGAGGCCTCACATCTGCGGACCAGCTCCCGCCTGTGATGACACCACCTTATGGCACCGGGAATGCACCGCGATTATTAACGGTGGCCTCGTTGAATACAGCGCCACCTGCGGTACAGCGCATCCTGCGCGATGCACATATCAACGCCCTTGTAGAACTGCCCCTGTGGGTCGGCAATCAGCAGATGGGCGTCCTGGTGCTGTACTACAAGATGCCGCAAATATTCGCCTATGAACGCCGCGATTTGCTGCAAGCTTATGCGACGCAGGTCGCCCAGGCGCTGCATAACGCCAGCACCTTTGCCTCGACGGACCGCGCATTGGAACAGCACATCCAGCAATTGAGCGTCCTGGCGGAATTGGGCCAAACGCTGACAGCAGCGCTCAAAGATGCGCGGCAAGTGTACGAGACCATTCTGAGCTATATCGTCGATGTCACCAGAGCACCCCATGGTGCCATCATCATGAAAAATGAACATGGCATGCTGCACGTCCCGGCGCAGCACGGCTATCCTAAAGATTTCTTCAGCAGCGTCGCAATCTTGCGAGAAGGCATGATTGGGCAGGCTATGGAGAAAGGCTTCATGGTACAGTGCCATGATACGCACGCCGATGATGGTTGTGCGCCACTGCTACCGGATACCCGCTCCATCTTGCTGGTGCCTATCTGGCGGGGCAGTGCCTCTGTGGGGCTGGTCTTGCTAGAGAGCGAGAAAGTAGAAGCATTCTCCAAAAGCGACGCGGATTTCTTGCAGCAGGTCGTGCAGCAGGGCATCATCGCGATTGAAAATACGCAGCTTTTCCAGCGTGTCCGGCAAGCTCGCGACAATATGGCCGTTATCCTCAACGCCATGGAAGAAGGCATTTTGCTGCTCGGTGCAGATAGTACCGTGATGCAGGCTAACCCGCGTATGACGCTGCTCGGCCTGGATAGCGAAGATCTCATTCATCGGCCCATTGCCCACAGCATGGACAACCCGGTCAACGACCTCATCACACGGCTGGGCTTTGAAGATCAGGCACAGATCGAACGGCTCCTCCAGCGGCTCAACGACCCGGCCATCTGGTCACAATATGATACGCATAATTACACGCTTGAGGACAACGAGGGCATCCGCCATATTCAACGCCAGATTATCCCCGTGCGCGATGATCAGAGACAGGTGGTAGCGGCACTGCTGGTCTTCTATAACAAGACAGAAGAATATGAACTGGGGCGGCAGCGGCAAATGTTCTCTCGTATGCTCGTGCACGATTTACGCAGCCCCCTGACCGCTGTGACAGCCAGTTTACGCTTATTCCAGGAGTTGATCCCAGAAGACAGCCAGTACCGGTCTATCCTGGAAAAAGCAGTTGATGCCAGCCAGCGCGCCATCCGCACGGTGTTAATGCGCGCGGATTCCCTACTGGACATCGCCAAGATGGAAAATGGTGAAGTCGAGCTGGACCGTGATATCGCCAGTTTGCCAGAAATTGTCGATAAGGTGCTGACAGAGCTTATGCCGCTGGCTGTTGAGTTGAATGTCGAGATTCAGACGAATTACATGGATGACCTGCCCTTGCTCAACATCGACGGGGAAAAAACAGAGCGCGTCATCATGAACCTGATGGATAATGCCCTCAAGCACAGCCCAACCGACTCCGCCATTGTCGTGCAAGCACGCGATGTGGAAGACGGCTACTTGCGCATTAATATCATTGATCAAGGCCCGGGTGTGCCGGATTCTTATAAAGAGCGGTTGTTCGAACAATTTGTGCAGATTGAGGGCCAGCATGGTAAGCGCCGTGGCGTTGGCCTGGGGCTGACGTTCTGTAAACTGGTGATACAGGCCCAGGGTGGGCGCATCTGGGTAGAAGATAATCCCCAGGGTGGCAGCACCTTTAGCTTTACGCTGCCTGTGGCCCACATCCCGGAAATTATCGAGTAGCGGTGTCTATTTACGCTTTTCGCTATCCAGCACCAGCGCAAACGATTCACTGAGAATATCCAGCACATCGTCATAGGTGCGCAGATGATAATGCGTATGCCGCCCTGTGACGGTGGTGCTGTTTTTGTTGATGAGTTCATTACGCCAACGCGAATGAAAAACCTGGTCAAAGCTGCTGACAGAGCCGCCAGCATAACCATATGTATCGACCTGTGTCAGGGTTAAGGCCTGTACGTCCTCAAAGACCAGCGTAAAGCCATACCAATCGCGGCCTTCGCTGTTATCCGTCACCGCAGAGCCGTCAATCTGCCCGACAATACGCAGTTGACCGCCTGCCTGGGGGTCATAATGCAACCCATCAATGTGGATAGCGTCACGCCCTTGCAAGATACCTAGTGGCGTGTGAATGGGCTTATAAACAGGTTCTGGGAGATGCTTTTGCGGCTTCATCAGGACGTTGTAGCAGGCACTATGATTGACGGATTGTTTAAATGTTTCCAGACATTATTTTCAATTGAATAGCAATTTCCGAATTGTGACTTTTAAGCAACAGCCTGAATCAGAGCGGGACGCAGCATAGCTTTGTTGCGTCCCGTTTTATTAACCTATGACAGAGAACCTCTTAACGAGAGGCAACCCGGTTATGACTCTGTAATTTCTACCGATTTGATTGTATCGAATTGTTCGATGCTATCGACAACGGCCTGGTCTTTTTCACCCTTCACCTTGCCGAAGACAGCGTGTTTGCCATCCAGCCAATTGGTGACGATGTGCGTGATGAAGAACTGGCTGCCATTGGTATTGCGGCCTGCATTCGCCATGCTGATAGACCCGCGTTCATGCTTGATCTGTAGGGCGGAGGATTCATCAGGCCAGGTGTAACCTGGGCCACCACGACCATCACCATTGGGGTCGCCACCCTGGATCATGAAGTCTTCGATGACGCGATGGAAGATAAGCCCGTTGTAAAAGCCTTCTCGCGCCAAAAAGACGAAGTTATTCACCGTCTTAGGGGCACGATCTGCGAATAAGTCTAATTCGATAGGGCCCTTGTCAGTTTCAATACGAGCACTGTAATTCTTGGATGGATCAATGACCATATCCGGATAAGCATTGTATTTTTTAGCCATTCGTCACTCCTCAAGCTATTGAGCGATACAAAGATGATTCGCTATGTTGTCGTGGTCTCTATGTACCCAGGCTGGTTAAATAGCCCGGCTACAGGATAGCAGAAAAAGCTGTTTACACCATACAGCACCTGATTCAGGCGCCTGTACCATGAATTATTGACCTCATGCAGCGCATGCCCTGGTATACTCTGCCCTAATAGCATTTTTTACTATGGTATATAATCGTAAAGAAGAATGGTCATAGTCAGCAAGTCTTAACGCAAAGGCACCCTTAAATCCTTCATAATAATAGACAACAACACATTGAAGCGACCAATCTGTTTAACGCAATACCGTGATGAAACATATTTATATGGGCCACGGTAAGACATCAGGGCGCAGGAATCCCCGTCCAGGAGACGATTTGCGATGACACGCGTGCTCTATATCGAAGACGACTTCAATAACCGGGTACTGGTCAAGCGTGTACTCATGGCCGAGGGTTTTGAAGTCGAAGAAGCGGATAACGCCATTGACGGCATTGAGATGGCAAAATCAAATCCACCCGATATTATCTTGATGGACATCAGTATGCCGGAGATGGATGGCGTCACTGCGACCCAACAAATCCGTAGTTTACCAGGCATTGCCGATCTACCCATTGTTGCCGTGACGGCAAACGCGATGCAAGGCGATAAAGAAGCCTTTTTGGGTGCTGGGTGTGACGGTTACATCAGCAAACCCATTGATATCGACACATTTGTTGATCAGGTCCGGCAATTCCTAAAATAAAACGTACTTTGGCGGTGAAGGGCTCACAGGCTCGCGTCACCCCACCAGTAATTTCCACTCAGTGGGGCTGTTATGCAAAGGGAACGTATGACAACACGAACACCAATTGAACCAAGTGAAGCCCACGTCCTCGTCGTTGAGGACAATGTACCTAACTTTGTGCTGATCGCACGGATGTTGGCTTTTATGGGCGTACAACGTTGTGAATGGAAGACATCTGGCTGGCAGGTTGTTCAATTTGCGGAGACACTGCCGCGTATTGACTTGATCCTGATGGACATCCGCCTGCCTTACGAAGATGGCTACCAGGCACTCCAAAAAGTACGCGGCAATCCCAAGCTCAAAGATACAATCATCTGCGCGGTGACGGCAGAAGCCAGTGAAGACCAGATGCGCCGTGCACAAAAATCCGGTTTTGACGGTTTCCTGGGCAAACCGCTCGATCCAGACCGGTTCCCAGGCCAGATTCAACGGTTGCTGGCAGGCGAACAAGTTTGGGAGTGGCAGTAAAACGAACGCTTACACCAGCTCACATCGCTCAGACTGCTGCGGCTTAAGAACATAGGAAAGCCAATTTTAAAGGGCAATTTATGGATAATCTGCTGAATTTGCTGTCGTTGGCGGATCAGTTGGGGCGTGAAAGTACTTCTCCTCAGGCACTTTTGAATACCTTTCTCCCGCGTCTCGTCACATCACACACTGATATCACTACCGCGACAGTCTACCGGCTCGGCACAACAGCACTGTTGCAGTGGGCCACCCATGGGGAGCAAGATGCGCCAGCGCGGGTCGCGCTGACAGAGCATACGCGCTATGAACAGGCCCTGACCAGTGATGCCATCATCCGGGATCAAACGTCGCTCATCGCCCCACTGCGCGTACAGGATACGCCCCTGGGTGTGCTGGAGATCCAGTACAAAGCGCCGTCTGATTTGCGAGACGAGGTCGTGGGGGCCCTGGCTCAGCATCTGGCGCTGCAACTTAACCAATGCCTGCTCCGGGCAATCTTCGCCCGCCAGCAGATCGCAAGTATTGCCCTGCAAAATAGCCATAACGCCGCCGATGTCATGCAGACCATGGTCACAGCGCTGGATATGCCCCAGGCACAGATGACGATTTACCTCATACGCCGCAAAGACAGTGGGCAGGTCGATAGTCTCTATCGTCTCACGCCTCATGTGCCATCCAATTACCAGCAGATTGACACCGTTGCCCAGAGCGTGTTGCAGAGCTGGCACGATCAATGGCTGAAGTTGACAGACCTCATGTGGTATGCGGGGGCGGAAGAAGTCATCGCGCCGGAGGCCATGCACAGCGTGCTCCTCAATGGGAATACAAAGAGCGCTTATATGCTCCCCCTACGCTATGGCGAAACGTTGCTCGGCGTGGTTGTCGTTGCCAGCACAGATGCTATCGCCTTAACGCCTAGCGAACGGAGCATCTTACAAACCATTGCAGATAAAGCCGCCATTACGTTGCAGCAAATCCAACTCAATGTTAAACGCGACCAGCAGACGTCTAACGCGGTAACAGCGACCAGAGGTGAAAATGCTGCATTCAACACAGACGCAGATATTCAACGTCTGCAAGAATTCACAGCATACAGTCACGTGGTGCAGTCTGTATTCGATGAAGATGCCATCCTGAAAGCCACACTTGAAGCGATCTTCATGGTAGTGAATGCGCAGTATGTTGCGATCAGCCTCTATAACCAGACGACGCAGACGTTAGAAATGCGTGCAGAGCAGCACTTTGAGACGCAGTCCATCAATAACCAGGAACTTATCACCGAGCAAACGCATACTCTCGCTTACCGGGCATGGACTGCCCAGGCGATGCGCCAGATTGATGACCTGAGCACGGAATCGGATGTCGTCCATCCACAGCGGAGCAGCCTGAAAACTGTGCTTGATCTCATCATTCAGGGGCGCAGCGGCATCCTAGGCATTCTTGAGATCGGCAGCCAAGATGTGGCCGCTTTTACAGATACGGATGTTACCCTGCTGATTCAGATTTCGAGCCAGTTAGGGATCGCGTTGGCGAATGTCGCGACATATCTGATGAGTTCTCGTAGAGCCACCATGAAAACGCTCACGAATGAAATCTCGGGCCGCATCCAGCGCCAATCCGATATGGAGGGATTGATGCAAGTGACGGTCGAAGCGTTGAGTAAGGCACTCCATGCTGAAAAAGCACGTATTCGCCTGGGTGTCGATGCGCCGACGTTGATGCAAAAGGATGCCCAATGAACGCCATCTGGAATTCAATCTTCGACGTCTCCCCTTATTCAACGATCACGCAGCGCCATCGCGCCCGTATTGTTGAAATCTTCGGCCTGCTAGCAGTACCGATTGCGCTGTTGCGCATTTTTGCCATCGAGATCGACATTGAAGGCGTTGTTTTATTCGCCACCCTGATCCTTATAGGCGGCGGCATCGCCAGTTACTTCCTGGCACGAAGGGGTTCCTTAGTCTGGGCCCAATGGCTGCTCATTGTGTCGCTGATGACGACGCTAAGCCTGATTATCCTCAACAACTTCACCGGTGCGAGCGATATGCCCCTGGTGATGGGCCTTGCTATCGCCATGAGTGGGCTGCTGCTGCAAGAGCGCGGCATGATCGTCACCGCTGTATGGAGCCTGGTTATCCTTGTGATCGCCACCCTGGCACAAGGCGACCTGACAACAGACTTCATCACCGGGCTTATGAGTGTGACGAGTTATACCGTCCTCACCTATTTGTGGGTGCAATATGCTCGTGTAAGCCAACAGGCCGGTTATAGCGAAGAAGTCGAAGCACGCTTTAAGTTAGCAGATATTACAACGCAGATCGTCCGCAGCATCACGACCAAACAGACGATGCAAGAAGCGCTAACCACAGCGCTTGAACTAATCGTGAAAGCCTATGACGATTATTATCATGCGCAGGTCTTCCTGCTCCAGCCAGATGAAGTGACCACCTCACTGGTCGCCAGTACAGGCGATGTTGGCAAACGCCTGCTTGCTCGTAACCACAGCCTCGCCGCTGGTAGTGTAAGTATCGTCGGTCAGACGATGCTCCATGCAAGGCCGCAGTTTTCTTACGTCGATGAAGTGAACTCGATCTTACGCCCGAATGATTTGCTGCCCCAGACCGTGCTTGAACTGGGTATTCCGCT
The Phototrophicus methaneseepsis DNA segment above includes these coding regions:
- a CDS encoding response regulator, yielding MTTRTPIEPSEAHVLVVEDNVPNFVLIARMLAFMGVQRCEWKTSGWQVVQFAETLPRIDLILMDIRLPYEDGYQALQKVRGNPKLKDTIICAVTAEASEDQMRRAQKSGFDGFLGKPLDPDRFPGQIQRLLAGEQVWEWQ
- a CDS encoding GAF domain-containing protein yields the protein MDNLLNLLSLADQLGRESTSPQALLNTFLPRLVTSHTDITTATVYRLGTTALLQWATHGEQDAPARVALTEHTRYEQALTSDAIIRDQTSLIAPLRVQDTPLGVLEIQYKAPSDLRDEVVGALAQHLALQLNQCLLRAIFARQQIASIALQNSHNAADVMQTMVTALDMPQAQMTIYLIRRKDSGQVDSLYRLTPHVPSNYQQIDTVAQSVLQSWHDQWLKLTDLMWYAGAEEVIAPEAMHSVLLNGNTKSAYMLPLRYGETLLGVVVVASTDAIALTPSERSILQTIADKAAITLQQIQLNVKRDQQTSNAVTATRGENAAFNTDADIQRLQEFTAYSHVVQSVFDEDAILKATLEAIFMVVNAQYVAISLYNQTTQTLEMRAEQHFETQSINNQELITEQTHTLAYRAWTAQAMRQIDDLSTESDVVHPQRSSLKTVLDLIIQGRSGILGILEIGSQDVAAFTDTDVTLLIQISSQLGIALANVATYLMSSRRATMKTLTNEISGRIQRQSDMEGLMQVTVEALSKALHAEKARIRLGVDAPTLMQKDAQ
- a CDS encoding GAF domain-containing protein, yielding MNAIWNSIFDVSPYSTITQRHRARIVEIFGLLAVPIALLRIFAIEIDIEGVVLFATLILIGGGIASYFLARRGSLVWAQWLLIVSLMTTLSLIILNNFTGASDMPLVMGLAIAMSGLLLQERGMIVTAVWSLVILVIATLAQGDLTTDFITGLMSVTSYTVLTYLWVQYARVSQQAGYSEEVEARFKLADITTQIVRSITTKQTMQEALTTALELIVKAYDDYYHAQVFLLQPDEVTTSLVASTGDVGKRLLARNHSLAAGSVSIVGQTMLHARPQFSYVDEVNSILRPNDLLPQTVLELGIPLRVGDELIGMLDLQSKKHVVIKDRDLAIFQSLADNLALAINNWQQLETVQEQIEEKELLAEQTRSALREVERLNKRIIGRAWSEYLDQARDVQGLDYDAETEATLPASSWTVSLAEAAQNNTIVHNENTIAVPLLVRGQVIGAMEFEIAGDYSITPEDLELIQEIGQGFGLAAENVRLLEDSQRGAQRQTVINEIGTRLQGKTNVEAILAETAHSLYEAMRAKRVTVRLGTPDNADTPSAVQPEVAQ